In one window of Methanosarcina vacuolata Z-761 DNA:
- a CDS encoding 50S ribosomal protein L30e — MKMKINVDKSLIKAVKTGKVIVGANRTVDAAVDGSAKMVVLASNCPEEIKKKVQATNVPVLEYEGTSVELGPVCGKPFTIAAMAILEVGESDILAATV; from the coding sequence ATGAAAATGAAGATCAATGTTGACAAATCTCTTATCAAGGCTGTGAAAACAGGAAAAGTAATAGTTGGAGCCAACCGGACCGTGGATGCAGCTGTAGATGGTTCTGCAAAAATGGTGGTCCTGGCATCAAACTGCCCCGAAGAAATTAAAAAGAAAGTTCAGGCAACAAATGTCCCTGTCCTGGAATACGAAGGCACAAGTGTAGAACTCGGGCCCGTATGCGGTAAGCCCTTTACGATTGCAGCCATGGCAATCCTCGAAGTAGGAGAATCCGATATCC